From Motacilla alba alba isolate MOTALB_02 chromosome 20, Motacilla_alba_V1.0_pri, whole genome shotgun sequence, the proteins below share one genomic window:
- the LOC119710324 gene encoding DEP domain-containing mTOR-interacting protein-like isoform X1, with amino-acid sequence MQKLMDNYIIHHVCDEHSDYKDAKLLYRFRKDDGTFPLSKDVKVFLRGQSLYEKLVSVEESILKVREENSVKYQRTFLGSEMIDWLIQEGEVENRQEAVELGRALLEHGIIQHVSNRHHFFDSDILYHFWINFRRRRRLTELLNENSSRALSESPDSPFCLRKLNPEPGNTSFLSVQTNKEIKVVSAVRRSSITSLSGNSNTYFSAPPTLVFPPVAECNPKSVLKRPVTTEELLSPGAPYVKKTLTIVGDAVGWGFVVRGGRPCHIQAVDPGGPAAAAGMKVCQFVFSVNGVYVLHLDYQTISSLIMTGPRTLVMEVMEAIE; translated from the exons ATGCAGAAGCTGATGGACAACTACATCATCCACCACG TCTGTGACGAGCACTCGGATTACAAGGATGCCAAGCTGCTCTACCGCTTCCGCAAGGACGACGGCACCTTCCCCCTCAGCAAGGACGTGAAGGTGTTCCTGCGGGGGCAGAGCCTTTATGAGAA gctggtgAGCGTGGAAGAGTCAATCCTGAAGGTGAGGGAGGAGAACTCGGTGAAGTACCAGAGGACTTTCCTGGGCTCAGAGATGATCGACTGGCTCATTCAGGAGGGAGAGGTGGAGAACAGGCAGgaggcagtggagctgggccGGGCACTGCTGGAGCACGGGATCATTCAGCATG TCTCCAACCGGCATCACTTCTTTGACAGTGACATCCTCTACCACTTCTGGATCAATTTCCGCCGCCGCCGGCGTCTCACGGAGCTGCTCAATGAGAACTCCTCCCGTGCCCTCTCCGAGAGCCCCGACAGCCCCTTCTGCCTCCGCAAGCTCAACCCAGAGCCCGGCAACACCAGCTTCCTCTCTG TCCAGACCAACAAGGAGATCAAAGTTGTCTCAGCAGTTCGAAGGAGCAGCATCACTTCCCTCTCTGGAAACTCCAACACCTACTTCAGTGCTCCTCCTACCTTGGTATTCCCTCCTGTGGCTGAGTGCAACCCCAAATCAG TGTTAAAGAGACCCGTCAccactgaggagctgctgtcccccgGGGCCCCCTATGTCAAGAAAACACTGACT aTTGTGGGGGATGCAGTGGGCTGGGGGTTTGTGGTTCGAGGAGGAAGACCTTGCCACATCCAGGCAGTGGACCCAGgaggacctgctgctgctgcagggatgaag GTGTGCCAGTTTGTGTTCTCAGTGAACGGGGTGTATGTTCTGCACCTGGACTATCAGACCATCAGCAGCCTCATCATGACAGGACCACGGACTCTGGTGATGGAAGTCATGGAAGCCATTGAATGA
- the LOC119710324 gene encoding DEP domain-containing mTOR-interacting protein-like isoform X2 → MESLGSSLKKKATEHHYRAEVMIAGEQLRLRLHDGKLIKDRRFHLRTYPNCFVAKELTDWLIEHKEAPDRETAIRLMQKLMDNYIIHHVCDEHSDYKDAKLLYRFRKDDGTFPLSKDVKVFLRGQSLYEKLVSVEESILKVREENSVKYQRTFLGSEMIDWLIQEGEVENRQEAVELGRALLEHGIIQHVSNRHHFFDSDILYHFWINFRRRRRLTELLNENSSRALSESPDSPFCLRKLNPEPGNTSFLSVQTNKEIKVVSAVRRSSITSLSGNSNTYFSAPPTLVFPPVAECNPKSVLKRPVTTEELLSPGAPYVKKTLTIVGDAVGWGFVVRGGRPCHIQAVDPGGPAAAAGMKVCQFVFSVNGVYVLHLDYQTISSLIMTGPRTLVMEVMEAIE, encoded by the exons ATGGagagcctgggcagcagcctgaAGAAGAAAGCCACGGAGCACCACTACAGGGCTGAGGTGATGattgctggagagcagctgag GCTCCGTCTCCACGATGGGAAGCTGATCAAGGACCGGCGGTTCCACCTGCGCACGTACCCAAACTGCTTCGTGGCCAAGGAGCTCACGGACTGGCTCATCGAGCACAAGGAAGCGCCCGACCGCGAGACCGCCATCCGCCTCATGCAGAAGCTGATGGACAACTACATCATCCACCACG TCTGTGACGAGCACTCGGATTACAAGGATGCCAAGCTGCTCTACCGCTTCCGCAAGGACGACGGCACCTTCCCCCTCAGCAAGGACGTGAAGGTGTTCCTGCGGGGGCAGAGCCTTTATGAGAA gctggtgAGCGTGGAAGAGTCAATCCTGAAGGTGAGGGAGGAGAACTCGGTGAAGTACCAGAGGACTTTCCTGGGCTCAGAGATGATCGACTGGCTCATTCAGGAGGGAGAGGTGGAGAACAGGCAGgaggcagtggagctgggccGGGCACTGCTGGAGCACGGGATCATTCAGCATG TCTCCAACCGGCATCACTTCTTTGACAGTGACATCCTCTACCACTTCTGGATCAATTTCCGCCGCCGCCGGCGTCTCACGGAGCTGCTCAATGAGAACTCCTCCCGTGCCCTCTCCGAGAGCCCCGACAGCCCCTTCTGCCTCCGCAAGCTCAACCCAGAGCCCGGCAACACCAGCTTCCTCTCTG TCCAGACCAACAAGGAGATCAAAGTTGTCTCAGCAGTTCGAAGGAGCAGCATCACTTCCCTCTCTGGAAACTCCAACACCTACTTCAGTGCTCCTCCTACCTTGGTATTCCCTCCTGTGGCTGAGTGCAACCCCAAATCAG TGTTAAAGAGACCCGTCAccactgaggagctgctgtcccccgGGGCCCCCTATGTCAAGAAAACACTGACT aTTGTGGGGGATGCAGTGGGCTGGGGGTTTGTGGTTCGAGGAGGAAGACCTTGCCACATCCAGGCAGTGGACCCAGgaggacctgctgctgctgcagggatgaag GTGTGCCAGTTTGTGTTCTCAGTGAACGGGGTGTATGTTCTGCACCTGGACTATCAGACCATCAGCAGCCTCATCATGACAGGACCACGGACTCTGGTGATGGAAGTCATGGAAGCCATTGAATGA